The Archangium primigenium genomic interval AAGCACTCGCCCGCGAGCAGCCGGGTGAGGGCCTCGCGGCCGCTCGTCAGCGTCACGACCTCGTGCTCGCGCTGGAGCGTGCGCCGGATGGCCGTGCCGATGAGCGGCTCGTCATCCACCACCAGGACCCGGCCGCGTCGGGGGTGGAGCCGGACGGCGACGGCGCCCGGGGCCTCCGGGGCGGCGGGCACGGCGGGGCGCCGCGCGAGGCGCAGGCGGAGCCAGAAGCACGTGCCCTCCCCTTCCCGGCTCTCCACGCCCAGGGTGCCGCCAAAGCCCGTCACGATGTCCTGGCAGATGGAGAGGCCCAGGCCCGTGCCCACCCCCACCGGCTTGGTGGTGAAGAAGGGATCGAACACCCGCTCCAGGTGCTCCGCGGGGATGCCACAACCCGAGTCGCGCACCTCGATGCGCGCGAAGTCGCCCTCGGGCCGCGTGACGAGGCGCACCTCGTTGCGCTCCGCCTGGCCCTCGGCGATGGCCTGCGCCGCGTTGACGAGCAGGTTGAGGAGGACCTGGCCGAGCCGGCCCTCGTTGGCCTCGACCCGCAGGGGCGGCCCGTAGTCGCGCACGAGCCGCGCGCGGTGCTTGAGCTCGTTGACGGCCATGCCGATGGACGTCTCCAGCACGCGGTGCACGTCCACCGGGCCCAGGCCCGAGTCCTCGTCCCCGCGCGAGAACATCTTGAGCTGCCGCACGATGTCGCGCACCTGGGTGGCGCCGAGCCGGATCTCCCCGAGCAGCTCCCGCGCCTCGGCGCGCACCCCGGACGGCTCCAGCCCGGCGAGCACATGGCGCTCCAGGTGCTCGAGGTTGGCCAGGGTGTAGGCGAGCGGGTTGTTGATCTCGTGCGCCACGCCCGCGGCGAGCAGCCCGAGGGCGCCCATGCGATCGGCGCGCAGCAGCCGCGCCTCCATCTGCTTGCGCTCGGTGAGCTCCCGCAGGACCCAGACATGGGACGGCTTGCCGTCGAACACCAGGGGCAGGTGGCTCAGCTCCACGGGGACCCGGCCGCCGCCCCGGCGCATGAGGAGCACTTCCCGGGCGGGGATGGGCGCGCCCGTGGCCTGGGTGCACCGGATGTCCTCGTGCAGCTTGTCCCACTGATCCGCGGGCAGCTGCGCCTGGCCCAGCTCCAGCAGGGATTTGCCCACCAGCTCGTGCTCGGAGGAGAAGCCGAGCAGCCGGATGTAGGCGGCGTTGACGTAGGCCAGCCGCTCGCCCTGCAACACCCCCACCCCATCGGGCAGCCGGTCGGCGAGCTCGCGGAAGCTCTGCTGCGAGCGGCGCAGCGCCTCGAGCGTGTCCGCGTGCTGGAGCGCGTAGCGGATGGAGCGGTCCAACAGGGTCGGCGTGAGCTGGGACTTCTCGAGGAAGTCGGAGGCCCCGGCGCGCTGGGCCTCGTGGTCGAGGGTGTCGTCCTCCTGCCCCGTCAGCAGGATGCAGGGGCCCCGCCAGCCCCGGGCGCGGGCCTGCTCGAGCAGCTCCAGGCCCGTGGTGGCGCCGAGCCGGTAGTCCATCAGGCACACGTCATGGCGGCCCGGGCGCAGCTCCTCCAGGGCGCGCTCGGCGGTGCTCGCCCACTCGAGCGCCACCCGCCGCGGACCCAGCTCGCGCAGGCAGTCCCGGGTCAGGACGAAGTCATCCTCGTCATCCTCGACGAGCAGGACGCGGATGAGGCGGGCGTCGGCCTCACGCCTCATGGTCGGAGGGCTCCGGGGGGAGCTCGACGATCTGCAACCAGTGCCGGTCGAGCACCTTGACGACGTCGACGAGCCCCTCGAACGTCACCGGCTTGGTGATGAAGCAGTTGGCGCCCAGGCCGTAGCTGCGCAGGATGTCCTCCTCGGCCTTGGACGTGGTGAGCACGACCACGGGGATGTGCTTGAGCACCGGGTCGGACTTGATCTCCCGCAGGGCCTCGCGGCCGTCCTTGCGGGGCATGTTCAGGTCCAGGAGGATGAGGCCGGGCCGGGGCGAGTCCTTGGGCTCGCGGTAGCGGCCCTCGCGGCGCAGGTACTGCATCAGCTCCTCGCCGTCCTCCACGAAGCGCAGCTCGTTGACGAGCCGGCTCTCCTGGATCGCCGTGAGGGCGAGCTCCCGGTCATCCGGGTCATCGTCCGCCATCAAGAGGGTAACCGCGCGTCTGGACTCCATGACTCCTCACTGACTGCTGGGCTGCTTGAGGGGCAGCGTGACGTGGAAGGAAGCGCCCTGATTGGGCGTGCCGTGCGCCTCGATGCGTCCCCCGTGGCGCTCGGCGATCTTGCGGCAGATGGCGAGGCCGATCCCCGTGCCCTCGTACTGCCCGCGGCCGTGCAGGCGTTGGAACACGTCGAAGATGCGGTCGCGGTACTTCTCCTCGAACCCGATGCCGTTGTCGGCGACCACCAGCGTGCACGTCTGGGTGGTGGCGTCCACCTGGGCCGACACGGAGATGTCCGGCGGCACGTCCGCGCGGCGGAACTTGAGGGCATTGCCCAGCAGGTTCTGCAACAGCTGCCGCATCTGCGTGGGGTCCGCCTCGAGCACGGGGAGCGCCTCGGCGATGCGCAGCGACGCCTCCGCCCGCGCGATGGTCGCCTCCAGATCCTCGCGCACCTCCTGGAGGAGCGGGGACAAGTCCACGCGCACGAAGGGCCGGCCCTTGTTGGACACCCGCGAGAAGGCCAGCAAGTCGTCGATCAGCCGGCGCATGCGCGTCGCGGCGCCTTGCATGCGCTCCAGGTAGTCCTGGGCCTCGGGACTCAGTCCGGTGGCGGTCTTCTTCAGGCGCTCGCCGAAGGTCTGGATCTTGCGCAGGGGCTCCTGCAGATCGTGCGAGGACACGTAGGCGAAGCTCTCCAGCTCGCGGTTGGACTGCTCCAGCCGCAGGTGGGTGCGCTTGAGCTCGGTGATGTCGGTGAGGATCACCGTGAAGCCCACGATGCGCGTGTCCACCATGATGGGGCCCACGCGCGCGGCGAACCACTCGGGGCCTCCGGACACGGCGGGCCGGGCCTCGTAGCCTCCCGGCTCCCCGGTGGCCAGCACCCGCGTGATGACGGCCCGGGCGTTGTCGCGCGACTCCGGGGCGATCCAATCGAAGAGGTTCTCGCCGAGCACCTGCTCCACGGTGAGCCCGGGCATGGTGAAGTTGATGAAGCGGATGCGCGCGTCCACGTCACAGCTGAACATGCTGTTGGGCGACTGCTCCACCAGCGCCCGGAGCCCGAAGGCCTCCTCCTGCTCCATGCGCCGCGAGGACAATTGCGTGGACAGGGCGTTGAGGGCGGCGGCCACGGGGCCCAGGGATCCTCCCCGCACGGCGCACTGCGCATGCGGCTCGCGCGCCGCGATGCGGCGGATCTGCTCGAGCAACGCCTCGACCGTCGTTTCGCTCGACTCTTCCATGACGGGCTCACCGGTTCCGCGCAGCGACGTCCCACCCGACGCCTCGATGCGCTTCGCACTCCAACGAACTCGCGCAAGACATGACAAGTAACATGCGCCCCCGAATCGTAAAGCCCCCAACAAGTCAGAATCTGGAGGCTTGACCTGGGACGTCCTGCTGGACGCACTCGGGGTGGGGCCTCCTCAGCGCCCCGGCGCACTCCGCGCGCGACCCGCCTCCCGCCCTGTCTCGCCGGGCAGGACGGCTGCCCGTTTCCCGACGGTGACGCGCGGGAAGTGCGCACGAGTGCACGTCGCCTCGTCTCGGGGAGAGGCGCCTCCCGCCGGAATCCCTACCTCTCTGGAAAGACCGGAATCTCGGGGGAGGAGACAATCCATGGGCCAGGCGACGCGTGCATTCCAGGGGTGGCTGCGAGGCGTGGTGGGGGCATGTGTCCTGAGTGCGTGTGGCGCCGCCCCGGGCGAGGACGGGACCGTGCTGGAGGCCCCGCGGGTGCCGCCCGGGGAGGTGGCGGTGGAGCTGTCCGTGCCCCGACGGTCCCTGGGCGCCCAGGACGAGGTGGCCCTCCAGCTCACCTTCACCAACGTGTCCACCCACCCGGTGCGCCTGCTGCGCTGGTACGTGCCGGACGCCGAGGGCGTGAAGGAAGGCCTGTTCGACGTGTCCCGCGACGGCGAGCCGGTGGCCTACCTGGGCCCCCACGCCAAGCGCGCGGTGCCCGAGGCCTCCGACTACCTCGTGCTGGCGCCGGGCGAGCGCCTCACCGGGCGGGCGCCGCTGTCGGACCTGTACGACCTGAGCGCGAGTGGCGAGTACACCGTGCGCTTCGCCGCGCCGGTCGAGGGGCCCCACGGCGTGGCGCTCACCCGGGTGGCGCAACTGGATGGCGCCGCCGTGAGCCTGTGGATCGAGGGTCGGCCGACGCGCCCGCCCGACACGCACACGCGCGACACGGTGACGGCGCAGGGCCTGGGCTACATCGGCTGCTCGAGCACGCGTCAGGCGCAGGTGCAGAGCGCCTGGGCCGCCGCCCGGGGCTATGCGAGCAACGCGATGGCCTACCTCAATGGCCTGCGCGCGGGCTCGGAGCGCTACGGCACCTGGTTTGGTGGCTACTCCACGAGCCACCGCGACGTGGCGCGTGGCCACTTCAGCCGCATCTCCAGCGCGCTGAACACCGCCCCCATCGTGATGGACTGCACCTGCACGGACGCGGGCACCTTCGCCTACGTGTACCCGAGCGCGCCCTACCGCATCTACCTGTGCGGCGCCTTCTGGCGCGCGGCCACCACCGGCACGGACTCCAGGGCGGGCACGCTCATCCACGAGTTGAGCCACTTCAACGTGGTGGCGGACACGAACGACCACGCGTATGGCCAGGGCAACGCCCAGAGCCTGGCGCGCAGCAGCGCCACGCGCGCCCTGGACAACGCGGACAGCCACGAGTACTTCGCGGAGAACACCCCCCCGCGCGACTGACTTATTGGATGGGCGCTTCCTCGAAGAAGGTCCACTGGGGCCTGAGCACGAGGGACTGCTCGCCCGAGCGGGAGATGACGACGGGCTCGCGGTGGACCTCGGTGCCCGCGTCGCTCCGGCTCACGGCGACCAGGGTGTAGTGGCCCTCCGGCACGCGGGCGAAGCGTCGCAGGCCCTCCGCGCTCTTGAGTCCGATGAACCCATCTCCCAGTCGGCTGTACAGGCCCTGCTTCGGGCTCAGCAGGGCCAGCTCCCCGGGGACCAGATGGACCTCGGTGCCGCCCTCCACCCCGGTCACCTCCAGGGCCGCGGTGTCTCCCCTGCTCACGAGATCCTGGGTGGTTCGCGCTCCTGGCGGGAGCGAGACCGACGCCACCTCGCTCAGCGGGACGCGGCCCTGTTCGTTCGGGCCCACCGCCCAGACGGTGTAGCGGCCCGGCGGCAGCGGCGTCACGTGGTAATGGCCCCGCTCGATGGGCACATTCCTGTCCGTGCCGTCCGTCTCCGAGCGCAGGTGGACGCGCCCCGCGAGCACCCGCTTGCCCGCGACCTCGACCCGGCCCCGCAGGTGGGCGGCGGGCTCGAGGAGCAGTCGGGCCGGAGCCGTCCCGCGCTCCAGGCGCGTTCCTCCCGAGACATAATCGGGATGGGACGCGTTGAGGCTCACGCGCCCGTCACCGGACACCTCCAGGGAGAACCGGCCATCCACGAGCGTGTGGGTCACCGCGCTCCGGTGCGCGCCCGGCACGGAGGCGCTCACCCGCGCATCCGCCACCGGCGCCTGGGTCCTCGCGTCGAGCACCTGCCCCGTGAGGGTTCGTGAGTCGAGCGGCGTCAACACCACGTCCCCCAGGTCCTGGGGTGGCTCCTCCTTCACCTCGATGTTGCGGCGCGCATACCCCTCCGCATCGACGTGGAACACGCGCCCGGCGTGCGGGAACAGGGAGAAGCGACCCTCGGGATGGTGGATGGCCTTGCCGTTGAGGCGGAACGCGGGGATGGGCGCACCCGCCGGGTCCACGACCCGCCCCTGGACCTGGCGGACGCGGGTCAGGACGAGCTGGACCTCGGGTTGATCGGGAGACACCACGGGCGTGGTCTGGACCGCGAGGCGATACTCCGGGGTGCTCGGCCCGATGCTCCAGCGTACCCGCTCCAGTCCGGACAGGGAGAACGTGCCATCCGCCCCGGAAACGAGTGACTCGGAGTACCCGTGCGGATCGAGGGTCGGCGACTGCTCTCGCCGGAGCTGGAGCCAGACGTCGGGGAGGGGCTCGTGCGCGTCGTTCACGACCCGGCCCCTGAGTGTCCAGTCCGCCGGGAACTGGAGCGAGAGCCGCTGGGCCCGCTGTTCCGAGACGTCCACCTGCTGGCGGACCTGTCGGTGCCGCGCGTCCGGGGCGGACGCCTTCACCAGGAACGAGCCCGAGGACAGTCCCGGGAAGACCCCCCGTCCGTCCGCGTTCGTGCGCGTCGTCCGGGGCGGCTGGGGCCACGGCTCGATCACGACCGTCGCCCCCCGCGCGGGTCGGCCGTCCTCGTCCATGACGAGGACCTCCAGGGAGGCCCCTCGCCTCAACGTCAGGCGGAGGGTCCGCTCGGTCTCCGCGACCGAGGCCATCCAGGGCTGGAAGTCCGGATGGTGCACCTCGAGGCGAGCGTCGAGCGAGGCGTCGAACGCCAGGGCGAACGCGCCGCGCGCATCGGACGTGGTGGAGGCGTCGTCCGGCGCATCGAGGACACGAATCCGAGCGCCTGGCACGGGCGTGCCTCGCTCGTCCACGACCGCCCCCGCCAGCGCCCGGAGGCCGGGCAACGCGACATTCCATTCCTGGGACGGCCCCGGACCGATGCGCCGCCCCGGGATGTCCAGCGGGGCATGTCCGGCCGCCTGGACGCGAAGGGCATACGGACCCGGAACGAGGGAGTCGAAGACGAACCGGCCCTGGGCATCCGTCAGGCGCACGAGCGGGGGCGTGTGGGAGTCGCTCAAGGAAACCTCCGCGTCCGCGAGCGACGTGCCCGCCATGTCCGTGACGCGCCCCTCCAGCCGCGTGAGGGCGTGGGCGAGCACGAGCTCCAGCGCGTCCCACTCCGCGACCACGTGCTGACGGGCATAGCGGCCGGCGTGCGTCGCCGACAGGACGTAGGTGCGGGGGCACAGGGAATCGAAGTGGAAGAAGCCCTGGGCATCCGTCTGGGTGACCCGCGCCGCCCATCCGCCGAGGTCCCGCGAGAGCTGGACGGGCACCCCCGCCACGGGCCCGCCCTCCTCCAGCACCCGGCCCGAGAGGGTTCGCAAGGGGGCCAGCCCCAGCACGTGCGCCGTGTCCCGGGCCGTGACGGGCCGCCACACCGTTTCCCACCCGTCCTTGGTGACGAGCAGCTTCACCTCGGTCCTCGTGTCGAGCCAGGGCATGGGGCCCAGACGGAAGCGCCCATCCTTGGCCGTCGAGGTCTCCACGACTCCACCCGCGCCCGGCCCCAGCTGAATGACCCTCACGTCCGCGAGCGGCTGTCCGGTGTCCACGTCGAACACCGCGCCGGAGAGGGTCCGCCCCGAGTTCAAGCGCAGCGCGACCTCGTCCGTGCCCGCCAGGACGTCGGTGCTCAAGGCATACTGGGACGTGACGCTCTCGGCCCAGAGCTCGTAGCGCCCCTCCTCCAGCCCCTCCAGTCGGAACACACCCTGGGCATCGGTGAAGGCCCGCGCCCTCACCCGCCCGCGCTCGGTGAGCTCGGCCAGCAGCGCCGCCGTGGCGGCACGGTCGTCACAGTCCGACCGCCCCTCGTTGAACCCGTCTGGCGGCCCGCGCCGCGACAGTTGGGCCTCGAGCCGGGTGCGCCATTCGGGCGGGCTCGCGAGCCAGGCGCTCACCAGGACGCCCGCCACCGCCCCCGTCCCCCCCGTCACCCGGCCCTGAATGCCCAGGGCGCCGCGTGCCTCGGGCAGGGGCTCCGCCATCAGCCGCTCGAACCGGGAGGCTTCCTCTCGCGGGGCGAGAAGCTCGGGGAGCGGTCCCGGATCCAGGGCGGGCGTCCAGGCGTGCCACAGCCAGCCCACGCCCAGCAGCAGCCCCACGCCTCCCAGAATCCACCCGGGTGACCATCTTCCTCGCATGTCGCGCCCCCTCGTCACCCGCGTCGAGAATGCCGGGCGCATCCGCGCTGACCCGCGATATGACCCGGAGCCGGAGCTTTCCACGGGAGCCCCGGCGCATGGTGACGAAATGAGGGGCGGAGCCATCCCCCACGGGGACGCGGGGACACTGGGCGCGTACGAGGAGCTCGAGCGGCGGCTGGCCCTGGCGACGGATGCGGACACCGTCCGGGGCCTGTCCTTCCACAACGTGCTGGACGCGGTGCGGCTGGACCTGGGGCCCGAGGCCCTGGTGCAGCTGACCGGCTCGCGCGAGGCGCCGGACTTCAAGAGCTTCTTCAGCTACCCCGTCCGGGACTACCTGCGGATGCAGTACACGGCGGCATGGATGCTGGCGGAGCGGCATGGCTCCTTCGAGGGGGCCGTGCGGCGCATGTCCGCGGGCATGGCCCCGGGCTTCCTGGGCTCGGTGGTGGGCAAGGCCTTCATGCTGCTCATGAAGGAAGGCCCCCGGCAGCTCATCACCCACATGGCCGTGGCCCACCGGGCCGCGGCCAGCTTCGGGGAGCTGACGGTGCTGTGGATGGGGCCGCGCCACGGCGTGCTGCGCACCCGGCGCGACTTCCTGCTCCACGTCAACCACGAGGGGGGCCTCCTGGGCCTCTTTCGCGCCCTGGGCCTGGAGAACGCGCGCGTGAGCGGGCGCCAGGTGGCCCTGTTGGAGAACGAGGTGACCTTCTCCTGGGAGTAGCGCGGGCGGCGCCCGGACGGCCTCAGCCCGCGCGCCGGGCGCTGACCTCCACGTCACCGGCCTCGGGCAGGCTGAGCGTGAGCAGCGTGCCGCGCCCCTCGTGGCTCTCGGCGCGCAGCGTGCCCCCCAGGCTCGTCACGATGGCGTGGCTCACCGACAGCCCCAGGCCCGAGCCCTCGGGGTGGGTGGTGACGAAGGGCTCGAAGAGCCGCGCGAGCGCCTCGGGAGGCAGGCCGCGCCCGGTGTCCTGGACCTCCACCACCACGTTGCCCTCCTCGCCCGTGTAGACGGCCACCCGCAGGACGTTGCGCGCGATGTGCGCGGCGTCCATGGACTGCACCGCGTTGAGCAGCACGTTGAGGAAGAGCTGGCCGAGCCGCGCCTCGTCCGCGTCCACCGGCGGCACCTCGTGGAAGTCCCGCTCCAGCCGGGCCCGGTGGTGCAGCTCGCCGCGCACCAGCTTGAGCGCGTTGTCGAGCACCGGGCGGATCTCCACCCGCGCGCGGTGCTCGGGGGGCTTGCGCGAGAGCGTGCGCAGATCCTGCACGATGTGCTTCATGCGCAGGGCGCCCTGGGCCGTCTCGGCCAGGGCCTCCAGCACGTCCCCCAGCTCGGGGCCGGCCTCGGCGCGCAGCCGGGGCGACTGGGTGAGCCGCTCCAGCTCCTCGCGCGCGAAGGAGAGGTTGGCGAGCATGAAGGCCAGGGGGTTGTTCATCTCGTGGCCCACGGCCGCCGCGAGCGAGCCGAGCGCCGACATGCGATCGGCCTGGATGAGCCGCGCCTCCATCTGCTTGCGCAGCGTCACGTCCCGGGCGAACACCCGCAGGCCCGGGGGATCCCGCAGCTGATCCACCGTGAGCTCCCAGTAGTGGCCCTCCAGGAAGACGGTGGGCGAGGGCTCGCCCGAGGACGAGCCGCGCCAGGCCCACTGCATGGCGGCCTGGACCAGGGCGTGGCGCGAGCCCTCGTCCATCAGCTCCGGGAAGGCCTTGTGCGAGGCCGCGTTGGCGTAGCGCAGCGCGCCCTCCGGGCTGAGCTCCAGCAGGGGCTCGGGGTGCAGCAAGGGGAAGGAGGCCAGCCGGTACATGGGCTCCTCCAGCGAGCGCATGCCGGACACGTCCCGCACGAGCAGGCCCAGCCGGCCCCCGGCGGCGGCGTCCGCGGGGCCCGGGGAGATCTCCGCCACGTAGCTGCGCGCCTCGCCCTCCACGCGCAGGGTGTACTCCAGGCGGCCCCCCACCCCGCCCTGGCGCACCGTGCGCGCCAGGGACAGCAGGGGCTCGCCGGCCTCGGCGCCCAGCGCCTCCGTGAGCGGCTGGCCGGGGACGTCCTCCAGCGGGCGGCCGAAGGCGCGCCCCGACGGGGACCAGAGCCGGTGGCAGT includes:
- a CDS encoding response regulator, coding for MRREADARLIRVLLVEDDEDDFVLTRDCLRELGPRRVALEWASTAERALEELRPGRHDVCLMDYRLGATTGLELLEQARARGWRGPCILLTGQEDDTLDHEAQRAGASDFLEKSQLTPTLLDRSIRYALQHADTLEALRRSQQSFRELADRLPDGVGVLQGERLAYVNAAYIRLLGFSSEHELVGKSLLELGQAQLPADQWDKLHEDIRCTQATGAPIPAREVLLMRRGGGRVPVELSHLPLVFDGKPSHVWVLRELTERKQMEARLLRADRMGALGLLAAGVAHEINNPLAYTLANLEHLERHVLAGLEPSGVRAEARELLGEIRLGATQVRDIVRQLKMFSRGDEDSGLGPVDVHRVLETSIGMAVNELKHRARLVRDYGPPLRVEANEGRLGQVLLNLLVNAAQAIAEGQAERNEVRLVTRPEGDFARIEVRDSGCGIPAEHLERVFDPFFTTKPVGVGTGLGLSICQDIVTGFGGTLGVESREGEGTCFWLRLRLARRPAVPAAPEAPGAVAVRLHPRRGRVLVVDDEPLIGTAIRRTLQREHEVVTLTSGREALTRLLAGECFDVILCDVMMPELSGVELYHQLARQQPSLTERLVFLTGGAFTPIAREFLAGVKNRRVDKPFSGQDLSDLVQSMVVRPAAS
- a CDS encoding response regulator is translated as MADDDPDDRELALTAIQESRLVNELRFVEDGEELMQYLRREGRYREPKDSPRPGLILLDLNMPRKDGREALREIKSDPVLKHIPVVVLTTSKAEEDILRSYGLGANCFITKPVTFEGLVDVVKVLDRHWLQIVELPPEPSDHEA
- a CDS encoding PhnD/SsuA/transferrin family substrate-binding protein, translated to MTPSLRPIRFLLYPSLGEVREHVRVELFCRVLSERLGRPVVAEFSPTYEAVDAALQGGQVDMVWGTAEQCDAFAPRARAVLRAVRAGSCRYQAALVCRADAPLTLETLRGQRAAWVAPRSTGGYLMPVRFLEEQGLSPDSYLGEQRFLGTYRRALHAVLSGEADFTSVYASQPHAHAIRTVIAYHMGKDSARFEPFLFTPPALADGIVLTRHLSEVDAARIQLLLTRLNTDGAGLEMLMGPFSVEGFDGSADTRYSPPVARSTQCTEYVVAELDADDHCHRLWSPSGRAFGRPLEDVPGQPLTEALGAEAGEPLLSLARTVRQGGVGGRLEYTLRVEGEARSYVAEISPGPADAAAGGRLGLLVRDVSGMRSLEEPMYRLASFPLLHPEPLLELSPEGALRYANAASHKAFPELMDEGSRHALVQAAMQWAWRGSSSGEPSPTVFLEGHYWELTVDQLRDPPGLRVFARDVTLRKQMEARLIQADRMSALGSLAAAVGHEMNNPLAFMLANLSFAREELERLTQSPRLRAEAGPELGDVLEALAETAQGALRMKHIVQDLRTLSRKPPEHRARVEIRPVLDNALKLVRGELHHRARLERDFHEVPPVDADEARLGQLFLNVLLNAVQSMDAAHIARNVLRVAVYTGEEGNVVVEVQDTGRGLPPEALARLFEPFVTTHPEGSGLGLSVSHAIVTSLGGTLRAESHEGRGTLLTLSLPEAGDVEVSARRAG
- a CDS encoding M35 family metallo-endopeptidase; translated protein: MGQATRAFQGWLRGVVGACVLSACGAAPGEDGTVLEAPRVPPGEVAVELSVPRRSLGAQDEVALQLTFTNVSTHPVRLLRWYVPDAEGVKEGLFDVSRDGEPVAYLGPHAKRAVPEASDYLVLAPGERLTGRAPLSDLYDLSASGEYTVRFAAPVEGPHGVALTRVAQLDGAAVSLWIEGRPTRPPDTHTRDTVTAQGLGYIGCSSTRQAQVQSAWAAARGYASNAMAYLNGLRAGSERYGTWFGGYSTSHRDVARGHFSRISSALNTAPIVMDCTCTDAGTFAYVYPSAPYRIYLCGAFWRAATTGTDSRAGTLIHELSHFNVVADTNDHAYGQGNAQSLARSSATRALDNADSHEYFAENTPPRD
- a CDS encoding TIGR02265 family protein; protein product: MRGGAIPHGDAGTLGAYEELERRLALATDADTVRGLSFHNVLDAVRLDLGPEALVQLTGSREAPDFKSFFSYPVRDYLRMQYTAAWMLAERHGSFEGAVRRMSAGMAPGFLGSVVGKAFMLLMKEGPRQLITHMAVAHRAAASFGELTVLWMGPRHGVLRTRRDFLLHVNHEGGLLGLFRALGLENARVSGRQVALLENEVTFSWE
- a CDS encoding carboxypeptidase regulatory-like domain-containing protein, which gives rise to MGLLLGVGWLWHAWTPALDPGPLPELLAPREEASRFERLMAEPLPEARGALGIQGRVTGGTGAVAGVLVSAWLASPPEWRTRLEAQLSRRGPPDGFNEGRSDCDDRAATAALLAELTERGRVRARAFTDAQGVFRLEGLEEGRYELWAESVTSQYALSTDVLAGTDEVALRLNSGRTLSGAVFDVDTGQPLADVRVIQLGPGAGGVVETSTAKDGRFRLGPMPWLDTRTEVKLLVTKDGWETVWRPVTARDTAHVLGLAPLRTLSGRVLEEGGPVAGVPVQLSRDLGGWAARVTQTDAQGFFHFDSLCPRTYVLSATHAGRYARQHVVAEWDALELVLAHALTRLEGRVTDMAGTSLADAEVSLSDSHTPPLVRLTDAQGRFVFDSLVPGPYALRVQAAGHAPLDIPGRRIGPGPSQEWNVALPGLRALAGAVVDERGTPVPGARIRVLDAPDDASTTSDARGAFALAFDASLDARLEVHHPDFQPWMASVAETERTLRLTLRRGASLEVLVMDEDGRPARGATVVIEPWPQPPRTTRTNADGRGVFPGLSSGSFLVKASAPDARHRQVRQQVDVSEQRAQRLSLQFPADWTLRGRVVNDAHEPLPDVWLQLRREQSPTLDPHGYSESLVSGADGTFSLSGLERVRWSIGPSTPEYRLAVQTTPVVSPDQPEVQLVLTRVRQVQGRVVDPAGAPIPAFRLNGKAIHHPEGRFSLFPHAGRVFHVDAEGYARRNIEVKEEPPQDLGDVVLTPLDSRTLTGQVLDARTQAPVADARVSASVPGAHRSAVTHTLVDGRFSLEVSGDGRVSLNASHPDYVSGGTRLERGTAPARLLLEPAAHLRGRVEVAGKRVLAGRVHLRSETDGTDRNVPIERGHYHVTPLPPGRYTVWAVGPNEQGRVPLSEVASVSLPPGARTTQDLVSRGDTAALEVTGVEGGTEVHLVPGELALLSPKQGLYSRLGDGFIGLKSAEGLRRFARVPEGHYTLVAVSRSDAGTEVHREPVVISRSGEQSLVLRPQWTFFEEAPIQ
- a CDS encoding sensor histidine kinase, producing the protein MEESSETTVEALLEQIRRIAAREPHAQCAVRGGSLGPVAAALNALSTQLSSRRMEQEEAFGLRALVEQSPNSMFSCDVDARIRFINFTMPGLTVEQVLGENLFDWIAPESRDNARAVITRVLATGEPGGYEARPAVSGGPEWFAARVGPIMVDTRIVGFTVILTDITELKRTHLRLEQSNRELESFAYVSSHDLQEPLRKIQTFGERLKKTATGLSPEAQDYLERMQGAATRMRRLIDDLLAFSRVSNKGRPFVRVDLSPLLQEVREDLEATIARAEASLRIAEALPVLEADPTQMRQLLQNLLGNALKFRRADVPPDISVSAQVDATTQTCTLVVADNGIGFEEKYRDRIFDVFQRLHGRGQYEGTGIGLAICRKIAERHGGRIEAHGTPNQGASFHVTLPLKQPSSQ